Genomic segment of Pagrus major chromosome 19, Pma_NU_1.0:
ACTTTGTAAACTTTGTACTTTAAAGTGAAGGACGTTTGGATTGTCAGATGAGATGcaacctttttgttttccttaaaATTCCCCTCAAACTTTCTcgataaaagagaaaaatctgaTGAAAAAGACGCGATGCTACCAATTTGacaaacactaaaaaaacaataatttactTCCCTCGCTTAACGAACATCAGTGAAACTGTCTAGCTATCGAAAACTGAACGCCTAAGAAGcttaaacacaaaatgtaaaaagagaCTTATACTTAGCCTTGTTATTTAGCAGCGCTACTGTCATGTGTTCTATATTAAAACATAGATTATATGTTTATGACAATCTAAGAACTACAGTTAGGAccggaaaaagaaaaaaaaaatcaaccaagTAAACATAAACCTGGATATAAATATCATTTTAGCTGAAACTGATATGCAACACATTCAAAACCGACTGCCACACCCGGCACAAAAGAAATCTAAAACCAATAGTGCagtcaaaatatttcaaaaccaTTTTACCCATAAAATCAGTGCCTTCATTTTCCTACCTGCAGTTTACATTTTGACAATAAGGAGATCAGtagaaaaagacaagaaactAAAATATCTAAATTTGCTTTGATCGTACAAAAATGAGTTCAAACTGGAGTCGATGAGATACGGTTCTACTTGGATCACACACTGTGTTGACAACATAATGCCTGACATGACTATAAAACTAACTGTCCCTCAGTACAGAATGTAATTACATAACGGAGCCCTTACATTTGAACCTTTGCAAAAACTAGCTGAGCACTTGCCGGTATATCTACATATACTTAAGTCCACACAGTAAGGCATAAAACAACCCACATCAGGTTGTTACTCTAGCTTAATGAGCAACAGAGATAAACCAGTCCACTTTTCTTCTCCGTCATCgatttttaaatcaaactaCACTAAATAATTTACGTATCACACTGCTACTGGTGCAGGATGGACGACCCCACTTGTCTGCAGATCGGCCATGTGTAACTATTTGAAATAAGATAAATCTCATGTCTGATACAGTCACAAAACTGTCACCTTGAGTTGTACACTGCAAAGATAGTCAGTGGCCTGTGGCAGCAGAAATAATACTGAACTTAACATGAgtaaaaattcataaaaatcGAAAGCATGAGCAGCTTCTGTGTGATAAGAATTATTGTTTCTACATGGAAAACTTTGGTCAGCGACTCTGACAGAAAAACGTCACTACACTTCCCTCGAAAACATTTTGGAACAGGATGGCACTGACTGAGATCGATCAACAGTTTAGTTTCTAGAACAGACACCTGCTTTAAGCTCTTCTGTTAGTATGGGTTTTCAgtagggatgcaccgattgtgaaattctgggccATTaccatattttgttgttgttgttgtccagtttatttagttttgttgCTATTTGTTCCCCCTTTTGTGctagggggaaaaaagtcaacaaatcttcattataaataaaataattgaactGTTTTAACGTCTGTCAGCACTTCTGTACACTATCTTTGAAAGAGTTCAAATcatcaaaaaatatgaaatagtCTGTATTATTATATCCCTTCACATACTTACCTAGCCTTACAAACTGATGGCAGGGATGTCACGAGCcagtagctcatgaatgtgccaTTACAACAGATATACCATCAGCCACTGCTTTTAGCGAATGTCATCTTATTTGCAGTCAACAAGTGAGTATCGGTCCATCGATGTACGGCCGATAaatcggtgcatccctagttTGCGGTCGTATTTTTAAGGTTAACCGGATACTTTAAAGaatccagaaaaaaaactgcatttcacTGTATACCCTTTACAGTCTTGGAAACAATGTACACAAAGTGcaagtacatactgtatacaagAAAATATTAACCTGTAATTATAATTTTCCATGATGACGCAAAATCTATGAATGTCTTTTGTTAAAAATCCACACAACATCTTCACTCCTCACTGTCCTCACCTGGAGCTGTGAGAGGTACAACGCAACAAACTGTCCTCCGCTCCTCAGACCCCGCAGTCATTGGTTCTGTCTTGGAGTTTGCGGGTGTTGATGAGGAGGGTGGAGAGCGAGGCGACCGAAATGTGGAAGATCAGCTGCCACACGTTCCTCAGGCCGAGCAGGTAGAGGTTGCATAGGACGATGACACTCAGCAGAGCGAAGGACTTGTGTTTCTTCAGAGACGAATGGAACAGGTAGAGGTGGCACTGTGGACACAAGAGAGCTCGTTCACTGTGAAGAAGAGCGTCAGGTGAGTaggttttgaaaaagtgaaCTATTTTTacctgaaacacacagcagacaaacGCCAGGAGAAATGCCACGACGTTCCACACACCGTCATGATCGTCCTGCACGTAGGAAAATGAATAACATTGAACAAACTGCTGAGTTATCATTCAGGTGAGAGTCCACgtaatttaaaatgtatcacATTCATTTCAGATTGAATGTGTAGGTAATTCTCACAAGAGCGACAATTTTGCAGGTTTGTGCAGACCTCATCATTCTGAAACCTCTGCTTTCACAGCAAAATGGTAATGTACAGCAGACAGTTAAGCCAGCTCAACATATCTATAATGAATGTAAGCTTATACATCAGACTGTTTCTGAATACAGTCTCCAACTAGACACAACAAATGGCTTTTTTCTAAAAGTGAGAAGGCCACAGTGTGGCATTCTTTTGAATATACAACatttatgaaatgtaaaatataagtTTATATTGAATTTAACATTTGATATTGAATATTAAAACATAGCATACATGCTGGACGCCCTTCTAGATGTATTGATAATAGGGATCGACCGATGTTTTTGTCAGGGCCGATACTGATAATGAAACTGGTAATCCAGGGGACCAGTAACTGATATTTGGAAtcaatatatattaaaattaaaatctgtgTGTCAAAATTTAGAGAGTACAtttcaaatactgtatattgagGTGCTTACAGTATACATTAATGAGTATtaccattttctgctattttataaTTCCGGCaaactacattttggaggcaaataacTTCAATACGGTTACTTAAGACTTACTAGTTACTTTCCCATTTAGATTATTAATACTTTATTATCATATGGCATCAGAGCCAACATAgcccttttttaaattaatttattttattgaccaTTTTATCAAATATTCACACATCCAACTAACTCAGATGCAGGTGCGTGAGAAGGTATCATGtcattctttaaaaaagaagatCCCACACACTGCTCTTGCACTAAACATATTTATTAACACTACCAAAGTTTACTCTGGACCTTTGCCAAGAGTGTTTCTGGCGGTGGCACATACCTGGAAGGTGTACTCTATGAGGTGAACACCACGGATTATGTTCAAAGATGCACACATGATATTTAGGACCAGCGAGAGGATGCCTGGCGCTGTCACTGGTTCGAGTCTTACATTCTGACCTGTCAAACAAAAGAACATGATtgtaaaaaagagaaatgtgtaaaatgataaaacacagaaagaacTTTGAGAACTTTTTCTCATTTCTGCATTACAGAATCAAACATTACAGAAActctactgtatgttttatgttgtgctgTAAAAGTCATATGGTCAACAGTCTTACCAGTTCCAGCACCTTGCTCCATATGCCCATTAGCAATGCCGTTGAGCTCCATGTCCTCCAAGTGAATGACTTGAGGAGGGTGGATCCTCAGATCCTCCTGGACCTCTGCCAGTGTCACTTCCAGGGCCGGACCACCGCTCTGGTTGTACTGCTGCTTCAGCTTCTGAATGGTGCTGTCTGTCAATTGGCAGCAAGGgtaacattattattgtttccTTTCAGCTGCCCAGGGAATACAGATGGTAAGTAAAGTAAATCTGGTACAAAGcatcttttctcatttttccgATTATTACATTTTGTGCATGTTCCCTGACATAACTAAAAGTAATAAACTAAATTAgggtattttttttgttttaaagcatcTAAAGCCATGAGCTATGTTTATcatgaaaaacatcagattttaattcaaagcaaaaaatatcaacagctAATCTCGATGACAAAATTCCTCCTCCCACTCACCAAATTCCAAAAATGGATACGGTCTGTTTGCCAAGCCAACAACAGTGCTATTGAAGCATGCCGTGAACTCCCAGCGCAGATCTTCCAGGAAGCAGAAGGCCTTAGCAACAGGGAGGCTGCAGTGGCACACGGTCATGTAGGATACACCCTCTGACGAGACGAAGCTGAACAGGTGAGAGGAGAAAAGGTGTTTAGTAAACAAACAGCCTGACGCAGCATGACATGAATGCCCCATGACAACATTCTGTTTTTGCAAGTAACGGAGAGCACACAACTGAGACAGTCTGCTTTGGTTCCTGAATCCTTACTATATATTGAGCTCACGGCCCTTGACGGTCCCTCTGTCAGGGAAACAGGCCAGTGCCTTGCTGATAGTCCGGagctgctgcttcctctcctgGAGCTCTCGGTTGTGTTCAAAGTCTGTGGAGGCTGACAGGGGGAGTCCATCCCTGACTCGGACCACGAAGGCAAACAGGATCAGAGACATGATCTACTTGGTCCATGAAGAACACACAGCCTACAAAAGGAAGATCAGATCATTAGTATTACAATTTTAGGGCTGCCACTACATTATTGTTATAATTTGACAGCCATTTCCTGAAATAATCCATTAattttggtctttaaaatgtcagaaattagtCAAAAATGCTTGTCACAAGTCCACAAAGCCCAACCGTTAAAGCaccattatgtaacttttttactttaaactaaaacaacaaaatcatgttgatggtgtctctgtctcagccactctgccccccatcacttgtttctgcactatgtaacttgagtaggagggtaggatcacagtgttacacacgtttacttcaacatacaagttgtatcacataacattgttatgacgtaatgagaTTTGTatgtagttagcacctacatcaCATCTGATAAATTGTTACATACttgggatttgtgtttacgaCGGTGGTGTTGcgctcagaaactgtggggggcgccagaTTGCACAAAATTTCTACATTACATtgctttaaatgtcttgttttgttagAACTCAACAACATTATGTTTTCTATTAGAAAAAAGACGtgaaacaacaaatattaacaactagtgttttactttttttggctttttgttgCTTGAAAACAACTTCAgtgattatttgattattattactaataGTTGCAAAAACAATTCGCTTTCTTCTGACTACTGAGTgtcagtttattaggtacactaTGATGATAACACAATTACAGTCTAATATTACATCCTACACCTTCATGAAGGATTGAATTGGAAACTTTAACTGTTGTAGCCGAGTGTGATTCATCCCTGTAGTCATTTTGAAGTATGAAGAATAACTTGTTGTAATTGACTTATTTTGAGAGGAGTCCTCCCCATTTGTATCAGCGAGGTTAGCCTAACTATTAACATCTATTGCGAGGCTTATACAATAAAAACCAGAGGCACCACAAACCAGAGCATCCAAAAAGACCACGATGTGAACTGACCACACTGAAACTTACATGTTACTAACAGTTTTACCTACAATTGAATTTTATAATCTTCATGAAAGATTTTCCAGCAGGGCTGCATTAGTTTTAGCAGGTGTAACGCCACACATGGAAAgctatatttgtattattaactgCGCAGTTCTTAaaactgtgttgtctttttctcGGTTAAACTTCACTTAGTAAATACTGATACTTCAGTCGactatatatataattataaacgTGTAGTGACACCTCCTTACCTCATTATCATGGGTTTCATGCTGCACCTTCTCACTTAGCTACTGTAGCTTAGCTCACTACAGCATCATATCAAAGAGCAGGTAGCCAGCACCAGCTTCAAAAGCGCGTTACGAGAACAATCGCATACTTTCTATTACCAGCGATTTAATACGGGAAAACCGGACAAACCTGTTATAACATATACGTATTAAGTTGCATTTAAATAAGCCAACGAGCTAACTTGGAGTCTTCTTCCTGGTACAACAGAACCACAACAAATCTGCTACGGAAACGCGTGAGGGACAAAAATAGAACTCGAGTCGGAGTTTTCTTGCAGCGCACCATCCTTTGCACTAAAAAGTGAACTTGCTAATGTCCGCCCTTAGTGACTAGCTGATTACCT
This window contains:
- the sec22c gene encoding vesicle-trafficking protein SEC22c — translated: MSLILFAFVVRVRDGLPLSASTDFEHNRELQERKQQLRTISKALACFPDRGTVKGRELNIYFVSSEGVSYMTVCHCSLPVAKAFCFLEDLRWEFTACFNSTVVGLANRPYPFLEFDSTIQKLKQQYNQSGGPALEVTLAEVQEDLRIHPPQVIHLEDMELNGIANGHMEQGAGTGQNVRLEPVTAPGILSLVLNIMCASLNIIRGVHLIEYTFQDDHDGVWNVVAFLLAFVCCVFQCHLYLFHSSLKKHKSFALLSVIVLCNLYLLGLRNVWQLIFHISVASLSTLLINTRKLQDRTNDCGV